A single genomic interval of Rhinatrema bivittatum chromosome 12, aRhiBiv1.1, whole genome shotgun sequence harbors:
- the DENND2D gene encoding DENN domain-containing protein 2D isoform X1, whose protein sequence is MTCEATRPRGSCTAVCSGLKCKARQDPVCKETIREVPVKEGNAQPEGRRAEVATLGYSGGHLFFEYLVVVSLRKQKAGAAYEPQITYQFPKRENLLRGQKEEEETLLKAIPLFCFPDGSNWSPLTEYTSETFSFVLTNIDGSRKFGYCRRLLPAGQGPRLPEVYCVISCLGCFGLFSKILDEVEKRRQISKAVIYPFMQGLREAPFPAPGKTVRIKSFIPDSGTEIIELTRPLDSRFEHVDFGALVHRLRPEQILWLFASAVLERRIIFLADELSVLSQCIHAVAALLYPFSWEHTYIPVLPQVLLDTVCCPTPFLLGVQKQFELEVLDRPLEEVLIVDLCDGCFLRKVGDEDVILPPTLQVELLSSLNQHKSQLQPAAEQLNTSVPQAFIQFFIQTVGHYPSHLKYSRSGPGVFQERAFCKGLHSKTTRRFLKKFVKTQMFSLFIQEAEKSSATQAGYFQQKVTEYQEKKKEKS, encoded by the exons ATGACTTGCGAGGCCACCCGCCCCAGAGGCAGCTGCACGGCTGTTTGTTCAGGTTTAAAGTGCAAGGCGCGACAGGACCCTGTCTGCAAAG aaacGATCCGGGAGGTGCCAGTGAAGGAGGGCAATGCCCAGCCGGAGGGGCGCAGAGCCGAGGTTGCCACGCTGGGCTACTCCGGGGGCCACCTCTTCTTTGAGTACCTGGTGGTAGTGTCGCTGAGAAAGCAGAAAGCCGGAGCAGCCTACGAACCTCAAATAACCTACCAGTTCCCAAAG CGGGAGAATCTGCTCCGAGgccagaaagaagaagaagagactCTCCTGAAAGCCATCCCTCTCTTCTGCTTCCCGGACGGCAGTAACTGGTCCCCGCTCACAGAATATACCAG tgaaactttctcatTTGTCCTGACGAACATTGATGGCAGCAGGAAGTTCGGATACTGCCGCAGGCTGCTA CCTGCTGGGCAGGGCCCTCGACTTCCAGAGGTTTACTGTGTCATCAGCTGCCTGGGCTGTTTCGGATTGTTTTCAAAG ataCTCGACGAAGTGGAGAAAAGGAGGCAGATTTCCAAGGCTGTGATTTACCCCTTCATGCAGGGGCTGCGGGAGGCCCCCTTCCCGGCTCCCGGCAAAACCGTCCGGATAAAGAGCTTCATTCCGGACTCTGGAACAGAG aTCATTGAGCTCACGCGTCCTCTGGACTCCAGGTTCGAGCATGTTGATTTTGGGGCCCTGGTGCATCGCCTCCGTCCCGAGCAGATCCTCTGGCTCTTTGCCTCGGCGGTGTTGGAGAGGCGGATCATCTTCCTGGCCGACGAGCTCAG TGTCTTGTCGCAGTGTATCCACGCCGTGGCCGCCCTGCTCTACCCCTTCTCCTGGGAGCACACCTACATCCCCGTCCTTCCTCAGGTCCTGCTCGATACCGTTTGCTGCCCCACGCCGTTCCTGCTCGGCGTCCAGAAGCAGTTCGAACTGGAGGTTCTGGATCGGCCCCTGGAAGAG GTGCTGATTGTAGATTTGTGTGATGGATGCTTCCTAAGAAAA GTGGGCGATGAGGACGTGATCCTGCCTCCGACGCTGCAGGTGGAGCTGCTGTCCTCGCTGAACCAGCACAAAAGCCAATTGCAGC CAGCAGCCGAACAGCTGAATACCAGCGTGCCGCAGGCCTTCATTCAATTCTTTATCCAGACTGTTGGCCACTACCCCTCGCACCTGAAGTACAGCAGGTCTGGTCCGGGCGTCTTCCAGGAGCGAGCCTTCTGCAAGGGCTTGCACTCCAAGACCACCCGCAGGTTCCTCAAGAAGTTTGTGAAGACTCAGATGTTTTCCTTGTTTATTCAGGAGGCTGAGAAGAGCTCCGCCACGCAAGCAG GGTATTTTCAGCAAAAAGTCACAGAAtatcaagaaaagaagaaagaaaagtcaTAA
- the DENND2D gene encoding DENN domain-containing protein 2D isoform X2, whose product MTCEATRPRGSCTAVCSGLKCKARQDPVCKETIREVPVKEGNAQPEGRRAEVATLGYSGGHLFFEYLVVVSLRKQKAGAAYEPQITYQFPKRENLLRGQKEEEETLLKAIPLFCFPDGSNWSPLTEYTSETFSFVLTNIDGSRKFGYCRRLLPAGQGPRLPEVYCVISCLGCFGLFSKILDEVEKRRQISKAVIYPFMQGLREAPFPAPGKTVRIKSFIPDSGTEIIELTRPLDSRFEHVDFGALVHRLRPEQILWLFASAVLERRIIFLADELSVLSQCIHAVAALLYPFSWEHTYIPVLPQVLLDTVCCPTPFLLGVQKQFELEVLDRPLEEVLIVDLCDGCFLRKVGDEDVILPPTLQVELLSSLNQHKSQLQPAEQLNTSVPQAFIQFFIQTVGHYPSHLKYSRSGPGVFQERAFCKGLHSKTTRRFLKKFVKTQMFSLFIQEAEKSSATQAGYFQQKVTEYQEKKKEKS is encoded by the exons ATGACTTGCGAGGCCACCCGCCCCAGAGGCAGCTGCACGGCTGTTTGTTCAGGTTTAAAGTGCAAGGCGCGACAGGACCCTGTCTGCAAAG aaacGATCCGGGAGGTGCCAGTGAAGGAGGGCAATGCCCAGCCGGAGGGGCGCAGAGCCGAGGTTGCCACGCTGGGCTACTCCGGGGGCCACCTCTTCTTTGAGTACCTGGTGGTAGTGTCGCTGAGAAAGCAGAAAGCCGGAGCAGCCTACGAACCTCAAATAACCTACCAGTTCCCAAAG CGGGAGAATCTGCTCCGAGgccagaaagaagaagaagagactCTCCTGAAAGCCATCCCTCTCTTCTGCTTCCCGGACGGCAGTAACTGGTCCCCGCTCACAGAATATACCAG tgaaactttctcatTTGTCCTGACGAACATTGATGGCAGCAGGAAGTTCGGATACTGCCGCAGGCTGCTA CCTGCTGGGCAGGGCCCTCGACTTCCAGAGGTTTACTGTGTCATCAGCTGCCTGGGCTGTTTCGGATTGTTTTCAAAG ataCTCGACGAAGTGGAGAAAAGGAGGCAGATTTCCAAGGCTGTGATTTACCCCTTCATGCAGGGGCTGCGGGAGGCCCCCTTCCCGGCTCCCGGCAAAACCGTCCGGATAAAGAGCTTCATTCCGGACTCTGGAACAGAG aTCATTGAGCTCACGCGTCCTCTGGACTCCAGGTTCGAGCATGTTGATTTTGGGGCCCTGGTGCATCGCCTCCGTCCCGAGCAGATCCTCTGGCTCTTTGCCTCGGCGGTGTTGGAGAGGCGGATCATCTTCCTGGCCGACGAGCTCAG TGTCTTGTCGCAGTGTATCCACGCCGTGGCCGCCCTGCTCTACCCCTTCTCCTGGGAGCACACCTACATCCCCGTCCTTCCTCAGGTCCTGCTCGATACCGTTTGCTGCCCCACGCCGTTCCTGCTCGGCGTCCAGAAGCAGTTCGAACTGGAGGTTCTGGATCGGCCCCTGGAAGAG GTGCTGATTGTAGATTTGTGTGATGGATGCTTCCTAAGAAAA GTGGGCGATGAGGACGTGATCCTGCCTCCGACGCTGCAGGTGGAGCTGCTGTCCTCGCTGAACCAGCACAAAAGCCAATTGCAGC CAGCCGAACAGCTGAATACCAGCGTGCCGCAGGCCTTCATTCAATTCTTTATCCAGACTGTTGGCCACTACCCCTCGCACCTGAAGTACAGCAGGTCTGGTCCGGGCGTCTTCCAGGAGCGAGCCTTCTGCAAGGGCTTGCACTCCAAGACCACCCGCAGGTTCCTCAAGAAGTTTGTGAAGACTCAGATGTTTTCCTTGTTTATTCAGGAGGCTGAGAAGAGCTCCGCCACGCAAGCAG GGTATTTTCAGCAAAAAGTCACAGAAtatcaagaaaagaagaaagaaaagtcaTAA
- the DENND2D gene encoding DENN domain-containing protein 2D isoform X3 yields the protein MAAQQVASFLRSSFRRRRSSTKETIREVPVKEGNAQPEGRRAEVATLGYSGGHLFFEYLVVVSLRKQKAGAAYEPQITYQFPKRENLLRGQKEEEETLLKAIPLFCFPDGSNWSPLTEYTSETFSFVLTNIDGSRKFGYCRRLLPAGQGPRLPEVYCVISCLGCFGLFSKILDEVEKRRQISKAVIYPFMQGLREAPFPAPGKTVRIKSFIPDSGTEIIELTRPLDSRFEHVDFGALVHRLRPEQILWLFASAVLERRIIFLADELSVLSQCIHAVAALLYPFSWEHTYIPVLPQVLLDTVCCPTPFLLGVQKQFELEVLDRPLEEVLIVDLCDGCFLRKVGDEDVILPPTLQVELLSSLNQHKSQLQPAAEQLNTSVPQAFIQFFIQTVGHYPSHLKYSRSGPGVFQERAFCKGLHSKTTRRFLKKFVKTQMFSLFIQEAEKSSATQAGYFQQKVTEYQEKKKEKS from the exons ATGGCAGCACAGCAGGTCGCCAGCTTCCTCCGGAGCAGCTTCAGGCGCCGCCGATCCAGCACCAAGG aaacGATCCGGGAGGTGCCAGTGAAGGAGGGCAATGCCCAGCCGGAGGGGCGCAGAGCCGAGGTTGCCACGCTGGGCTACTCCGGGGGCCACCTCTTCTTTGAGTACCTGGTGGTAGTGTCGCTGAGAAAGCAGAAAGCCGGAGCAGCCTACGAACCTCAAATAACCTACCAGTTCCCAAAG CGGGAGAATCTGCTCCGAGgccagaaagaagaagaagagactCTCCTGAAAGCCATCCCTCTCTTCTGCTTCCCGGACGGCAGTAACTGGTCCCCGCTCACAGAATATACCAG tgaaactttctcatTTGTCCTGACGAACATTGATGGCAGCAGGAAGTTCGGATACTGCCGCAGGCTGCTA CCTGCTGGGCAGGGCCCTCGACTTCCAGAGGTTTACTGTGTCATCAGCTGCCTGGGCTGTTTCGGATTGTTTTCAAAG ataCTCGACGAAGTGGAGAAAAGGAGGCAGATTTCCAAGGCTGTGATTTACCCCTTCATGCAGGGGCTGCGGGAGGCCCCCTTCCCGGCTCCCGGCAAAACCGTCCGGATAAAGAGCTTCATTCCGGACTCTGGAACAGAG aTCATTGAGCTCACGCGTCCTCTGGACTCCAGGTTCGAGCATGTTGATTTTGGGGCCCTGGTGCATCGCCTCCGTCCCGAGCAGATCCTCTGGCTCTTTGCCTCGGCGGTGTTGGAGAGGCGGATCATCTTCCTGGCCGACGAGCTCAG TGTCTTGTCGCAGTGTATCCACGCCGTGGCCGCCCTGCTCTACCCCTTCTCCTGGGAGCACACCTACATCCCCGTCCTTCCTCAGGTCCTGCTCGATACCGTTTGCTGCCCCACGCCGTTCCTGCTCGGCGTCCAGAAGCAGTTCGAACTGGAGGTTCTGGATCGGCCCCTGGAAGAG GTGCTGATTGTAGATTTGTGTGATGGATGCTTCCTAAGAAAA GTGGGCGATGAGGACGTGATCCTGCCTCCGACGCTGCAGGTGGAGCTGCTGTCCTCGCTGAACCAGCACAAAAGCCAATTGCAGC CAGCAGCCGAACAGCTGAATACCAGCGTGCCGCAGGCCTTCATTCAATTCTTTATCCAGACTGTTGGCCACTACCCCTCGCACCTGAAGTACAGCAGGTCTGGTCCGGGCGTCTTCCAGGAGCGAGCCTTCTGCAAGGGCTTGCACTCCAAGACCACCCGCAGGTTCCTCAAGAAGTTTGTGAAGACTCAGATGTTTTCCTTGTTTATTCAGGAGGCTGAGAAGAGCTCCGCCACGCAAGCAG GGTATTTTCAGCAAAAAGTCACAGAAtatcaagaaaagaagaaagaaaagtcaTAA